A stretch of the Haloplanus aerogenes genome encodes the following:
- a CDS encoding phosphate uptake regulator PhoU — MVETRKVQVTGGSTYTVSIPKDWATENGVSAGSEVAFYPEGDSLFMTPRTGDDRTEGTLDIGDLAGEELVRAVMTMYVSGFDIIGLESGRITTDQRRTIRQATQSLVGLEVLEETRDKVVIRDLLDSSELSINNAVTRMRLIALSMLEDAVTALIDLDDDLARDVIQRDDDVDRLWMVVSRIFRATLRSPRAAEELGVSREVCFDYQSAARQLERVADHATKIAHLALNFDEPLPDDVIEALDGLHDDAAEVIDVAMDALFLDDSEEATRQANEARESVQGIDSHARSIDELLRDLDPTRAQLLGLVVDSLSRSADYGGNIAETALQKAAPTP; from the coding sequence ATGGTCGAGACCCGAAAGGTGCAGGTGACGGGCGGATCGACGTACACGGTGTCGATTCCCAAAGACTGGGCGACCGAGAACGGCGTGTCGGCTGGCAGCGAGGTGGCCTTCTACCCCGAAGGCGACTCCCTCTTCATGACGCCCCGGACCGGCGACGACCGGACGGAGGGGACACTCGACATCGGTGACCTCGCCGGCGAGGAACTCGTCCGCGCCGTCATGACGATGTACGTCAGCGGATTCGACATCATCGGTCTCGAGAGTGGGCGGATCACGACCGATCAGCGCCGGACGATCCGACAGGCGACGCAGAGCCTCGTCGGGCTGGAAGTGCTCGAGGAGACCCGCGACAAGGTAGTGATCCGCGACCTGCTCGATTCCTCGGAGCTCTCGATCAACAACGCCGTCACCCGGATGCGGCTGATCGCCCTCTCGATGCTCGAAGACGCCGTGACGGCGCTGATCGACCTCGACGACGACCTCGCACGCGACGTGATCCAGCGTGACGACGACGTGGACCGCCTGTGGATGGTCGTCTCCCGTATCTTTCGAGCGACGCTTCGGAGCCCGCGGGCCGCGGAAGAACTCGGCGTCTCTCGTGAGGTGTGTTTCGACTACCAGTCCGCGGCGCGACAGCTCGAACGCGTCGCCGACCACGCGACCAAGATCGCCCACCTCGCGCTCAACTTCGACGAACCGCTCCCGGACGACGTGATCGAGGCGCTCGACGGCCTCCACGACGACGCCGCGGAAGTCATCGACGTGGCGATGGACGCCCTCTTCCTCGACGACAGCGAAGAGGCGACCCGACAGGCCAACGAGGCCCGCGAATCGGTACAGGGCATCGACAGTCACGCCCGCTCCATCGACGAACTCCTCCGCGACCTCGATCCGACGCGAGCGCAACTGCTCGGACTCGTCGTCGACTCGTTGTCGCGGAGCGCCGACTACGGCGGAAACATCGCCGAGACGGCGTTACAGAAAGCAGCGCCGACGCCTTAA
- a CDS encoding 30S ribosomal protein S8e, with the protein MKDQGRSTRKRTGGRLRPSRNKKRYQLGRQPAETTVGEPRFQTVDSRGNETKTRALATNVAHVATGDETVEADIENVVENPANTNYARRNIITKGAIIETSEGRARVTSRPGQSGQVNAVLID; encoded by the coding sequence ATGAAAGACCAGGGACGCTCCACGCGGAAGCGCACTGGAGGCCGCCTCCGGCCTTCTCGAAACAAGAAGCGATACCAGCTCGGCCGCCAGCCGGCGGAGACGACGGTCGGCGAACCCCGGTTCCAGACCGTCGACTCCCGCGGTAACGAGACGAAGACGCGAGCGCTCGCGACGAACGTCGCCCACGTCGCTACCGGCGACGAGACGGTCGAAGCCGACATCGAGAACGTGGTCGAGAACCCCGCGAACACCAACTACGCCCGCCGGAACATCATCACGAAAGGCGCTATTATCGAGACGAGCGAGGGTCGCGCCCGCGTCACGTCTCGGCCGGGTCAGAGCGGACAGGTCAACGCCGTCCTGATCGATTAA
- a CDS encoding potassium channel family protein gives MAERDHIVIAGGGRVGRRVAEDFVNRGTGVTIIERDGSRIDAADVDDRVTYLEGDATRPSMLERAITDETDVIGALTGDQSTNLAICMAAKQLYPDIETVARIQVEDGDEYTEFVDRVYFPERASIKAAVNALAGSDIRTLEGVTGDLELFDVRVDYDAPAAGEVVADVLPEGSLVISQTSGDVAVQHSTTLVAGRRYIVAADHEVVDEVLRQLRGAPEE, from the coding sequence ATGGCTGAACGGGATCACATCGTGATCGCTGGCGGTGGCCGTGTGGGACGACGGGTCGCGGAGGACTTCGTCAACCGCGGTACCGGCGTGACGATCATCGAGCGGGACGGGAGCCGTATCGACGCCGCGGACGTGGACGACCGCGTCACGTATCTGGAAGGTGACGCCACGCGCCCGTCGATGCTCGAACGGGCCATCACCGACGAGACGGACGTGATCGGCGCGCTGACCGGCGACCAGTCGACCAACCTCGCCATCTGCATGGCGGCCAAACAGCTCTACCCCGACATCGAAACCGTCGCGCGCATCCAAGTCGAAGACGGCGACGAGTACACCGAGTTCGTCGACCGGGTGTACTTCCCCGAGCGGGCGAGTATCAAGGCGGCGGTCAACGCCCTCGCCGGGAGCGACATCCGGACGCTCGAAGGCGTGACCGGCGACCTCGAACTCTTCGACGTGCGCGTCGACTACGACGCCCCTGCGGCCGGGGAAGTCGTCGCGGACGTGCTTCCCGAGGGCTCGCTCGTCATCTCCCAGACCAGCGGCGACGTGGCGGTCCAGCACTCGACGACGCTCGTCGCCGGCCGCCGATACATCGTCGCCGCCGACCACGAAGTCGTCGACGAGGTGCTGCGACAGCTCCGGGGCGCGCCCGAGGAGTGA
- a CDS encoding pyridoxamine 5'-phosphate oxidase family protein — MEHVEYVTTVGMDADTVDDYLRRGNHGVLALADGDDAYAVPLSYHYDGDRFLLRVSTHADDSEKQHYLDTTDTATFVCFAVAADESWSIHVRGPVTEWAGAVDEATLNEWFPPFRLFDESVEDVAFTLYELDMETVVGRQTA; from the coding sequence ATGGAACACGTCGAGTACGTCACCACGGTGGGGATGGATGCCGACACGGTCGACGACTACTTGCGCCGCGGCAACCACGGCGTCCTCGCCCTCGCGGACGGTGACGACGCCTACGCGGTGCCGCTGAGTTACCACTACGACGGCGACCGATTCCTCCTGCGCGTGAGCACCCACGCTGACGACTCGGAGAAACAGCACTACCTCGACACGACCGACACGGCCACGTTCGTCTGTTTCGCCGTCGCCGCCGACGAGTCGTGGAGCATCCACGTCCGCGGTCCCGTCACGGAGTGGGCGGGGGCTGTCGACGAGGCGACGCTCAACGAGTGGTTCCCGCCCTTCCGCCTGTTCGACGAATCCGTCGAAGACGTGGCGTTCACGCTCTACGAACTCGATATGGAGACGGTCGTGGGGCGGCAGACGGCCTGA
- a CDS encoding DMT family transporter: MTAADRRSLIAFAVAGILFGGTFVAAKAGLAYFPPLLFVALRFDVAAVALLTYAAVTTPRGELFPRTWRDAAGILATGVLAIGATNALLFVGQEYTTSAVAAIVFSLNPILTPIFAALVLADERLSRRGVAGMMLGFVGVALVVNPDPAMLFELGVGKALLLAGAVVGAFGSVLIRWAGGSLSSTARTAWGLPFAALLSHALSVAAGESPGAIVWHPEAVAALAYVGLLAGAVAYIAYFGLLDQAGAIRANLVFYAVPVVAALGGWALLGEIISTLAVGGFVTIFAGFAVIGSESVDVRDRLCRLRGRTPVSTDAFDDSVCIDAD; encoded by the coding sequence GTGACGGCGGCGGATCGCCGCTCGCTGATCGCCTTCGCGGTTGCGGGCATCCTCTTCGGCGGCACGTTCGTCGCGGCGAAAGCCGGCCTCGCGTACTTCCCACCCCTCCTGTTCGTCGCGCTGCGATTCGACGTTGCAGCCGTCGCCCTGCTCACCTACGCGGCGGTGACGACGCCACGTGGCGAACTCTTTCCCCGGACGTGGCGGGACGCGGCCGGGATTCTCGCCACCGGCGTCCTCGCCATCGGCGCGACGAACGCGCTCCTGTTCGTGGGACAGGAGTACACCACCAGCGCCGTCGCCGCCATCGTCTTCAGCCTCAACCCGATCCTGACGCCCATCTTCGCGGCGCTCGTGCTGGCCGACGAGCGCCTCTCGCGCCGCGGAGTCGCGGGGATGATGCTGGGCTTCGTCGGCGTCGCGCTCGTGGTCAATCCCGACCCCGCGATGCTGTTCGAGTTGGGCGTCGGCAAGGCGCTCCTGCTCGCTGGCGCCGTCGTCGGCGCGTTCGGGAGCGTCCTCATCCGTTGGGCCGGCGGCTCCCTGTCGAGCACCGCCCGCACCGCGTGGGGGCTCCCCTTCGCGGCACTTCTCTCGCACGCCCTCAGCGTGGCGGCCGGTGAGTCGCCGGGCGCCATCGTCTGGCACCCCGAGGCCGTCGCCGCGCTGGCCTACGTCGGCCTGCTCGCTGGCGCCGTCGCCTACATCGCCTATTTCGGCCTCCTCGATCAGGCGGGCGCCATCCGAGCGAACCTGGTGTTCTACGCCGTGCCTGTCGTCGCTGCGCTCGGCGGCTGGGCGCTCCTCGGCGAGATCATCTCGACCCTCGCCGTCGGCGGCTTCGTGACCATCTTCGCCGGCTTCGCCGTCATCGGCAGCGAGTCGGTGGACGTGCGTGACCGACTCTGCCGTCTCCGCGGTCGGACGCCGGTGTCGACCGACGCGTTCGACGACTCCGTCTGCATCGACGCCGACTGA
- a CDS encoding helix-turn-helix transcriptional regulator, which yields MESALAEIEFLALSPNRVAVLRCLAEDRHTRTDLAVVTGASQATLGRILRDFEERSWIERIDGAYVATATGELVADGFLDLLDIVETEGDLRPIVEYLPTDALDFDLRRFDDATITVPSGTKPNAPVGRVLDLLREASSVRAFSHAFNEDSLGVVEERVAAGELTFEGVFSRHAIDAVADDDRLRRRLESLLDAPAASIRVREAEIPLAVTVADEAVHLLLRDANGVLQASVDTDDPVVRDWAHDEFEAYWEAAEPLDHDDIGA from the coding sequence ATGGAGTCCGCACTGGCGGAGATCGAATTCCTCGCGCTCTCTCCGAACCGGGTGGCGGTGCTTCGGTGTCTGGCCGAGGACCGACACACGCGCACCGACCTCGCGGTCGTGACCGGCGCCTCGCAGGCGACGCTCGGCCGTATCCTGCGCGACTTCGAGGAGCGGTCGTGGATCGAGCGGATCGACGGCGCGTACGTCGCCACGGCGACGGGCGAACTCGTCGCGGACGGTTTTCTCGACCTGCTGGATATCGTGGAGACGGAGGGAGACCTCCGCCCCATCGTCGAGTACCTCCCGACCGACGCCCTGGATTTCGACCTTCGGCGATTCGACGACGCGACCATCACCGTCCCGAGTGGCACGAAGCCGAACGCCCCCGTCGGACGCGTCCTCGACCTCCTCCGCGAGGCGTCGTCGGTCCGAGCGTTCTCGCACGCGTTCAACGAGGATAGCCTCGGCGTCGTCGAAGAGCGCGTGGCCGCCGGCGAACTGACGTTCGAGGGCGTGTTCTCCCGGCACGCCATCGACGCAGTAGCCGACGACGATCGGTTACGGCGACGGCTCGAATCCCTCCTCGACGCCCCCGCAGCGAGCATTCGGGTCCGCGAGGCGGAGATTCCGCTGGCGGTGACCGTCGCCGACGAGGCCGTCCACCTCCTGCTTCGCGACGCGAACGGAGTGTTGCAGGCCTCCGTCGACACCGACGATCCGGTGGTTCGCGACTGGGCCCACGACGAGTTCGAAGCGTACTGGGAGGCGGCCGAACCGCTCGATCACGACGATATCGGCGCGTGA